AAGACTTGAAGGCTCTTGAGCTTCCCGGCTTATGGAATGGTGCCATGAGTGACTGGAATACGGTATTCGTAGAAGTACCGCTTACTACCTTTAATCCGGTAAAGACTGTAAATGACTTGTTGCGTGAGCAACACCAGTAATCAGATGTTGAAAAAACAAGATGATAATTACAGCCAATTATAGATATTAGAGAAAGCGACCGCTTGATAATTTAGGATTGAGCGGTCGTTTATATGTCACAGACCTATAAAAAGAGTGTTTAGATGAATCAGATTGAGAAGATTATTGATATTGCTACTTGGAACAGAAAAGAACATTTTGAACATTTTAGTGCCTTTGACGATCCTTTTTTCGGTGTAACGGTCAATGTAGACTGTACCCGTGCTTACCGGGAAGCCAAAAATAAAGGCGTTTCCTTTTCCCTTTTGCTCCTGCATCGTATCATCACGGCTGCCGCCAAAGTAGAAGAGTTCCGTTATCGTATCGAAGGAGAAAAAGTTGTATGTTATGACAGTCTCCTGCCCGAAGCTACCGTAGGTCGTGCCGACCATACATTCTCATTCGCTTCCTTTGAATACGATCCCGATGAACTGACCTTTATCCTCAAAGCGAAAGCTGAAATGGAACGACTGCAAACTACTACCGGATTGAATAAGGAAGGAACTTTTCATCCCAATGCCATTCATTATTCGGCAGTGCCCTGGCTCACCTTTACAGACATGAAGCACCCCACGAACATGCGTTCGGGTGACAGCGTACCGAAAATATCCACAGGAAAATACTTTCGGGAAGGGGAGAAGTTGATGTTACCTATTTCCGTCACTTGTCACCATGGGTTAATGGACGGTTATCATGTGGCAAAATTCATCGAATCTCTTGATTTGTAGGTTCGCACCAATTTATAAAGACTAAACAAACCATATATGAGACCAAAGGTATTAAAGTGGGAGGTCATCATTCTTTGCGTAATACTATTTTTTCCGGGGATTTCCTTGAATGCACAGGAGGTTCGGCAGGATGATATTTATGAAATCCGGCAAAGCAGTTTCTCGAGGTATGGATTTGATACGCTCTCTGTGCATACTCCTCATCGCTTTATTCATCGTCTGGGGGTGGAAGTCCGTCCGCAATATGTGTTTCCTACCAATCCCTTCTTGCAGGGAGAAAACGAACGCTGGCAACCCATTCAGACCTCTTTTGCCGCTCATTTGAAATATTCATTCCAATTCCGTCCCAACACCTGTGCCGACCGTATTTATGGTGGTGCTTATCAGGGATTCGGCTTGTCCGCCACTACCTTCGGAGATAAAAAACAACTTGGAGATCCTATCTCATTTTATGTGTTTCAGGGGGCGCGGATTGCCCGGTTTAATCCCTGTCTTTCGCTCAACTACGAATGGAACTTCGGTCTGTCCGCCGGTTGGAAACCGTATGATAATGATTATAATTCCTATAATGGTGCAGTCGGTTCGCGAATGAATGCCTATATTAATGCCGGTATCTATCTGAACTGGGCATTTTCCCGTTATTTCGACTTAATCATTGGCGGTGATTTCACTCATTTCTCTAATGGCAATACCAAATTCCCGAATGCAGGGGTAAATACCACCGGAGCCAAAATCGGATTGGTGTATAACTTTAACCGTACAGAAGAAGAACTTACAAAGTCTCTGCTTCGGCCGGCTATTCCCCGCTTTCCGCGTCACATAAGTTATGATCTGGTATTATTCGGCTCATGGCGGCGAAAGGGGGTATATATAGGAGACGGGAGACAGATTGCCTCGCCCGGTAGTTATCCGGTGGCAGGATTCAACTTCGCGCCGATGTACAACCTCGGTTATAAATTTCGTGTTGGTGCCTCGCTCGACGGAGTTTACGACGGTAGTGCCAATGTATATACCTATATGGAAGATTATATTGTCGATTCGAATGGAAACGGCACGCCTCCTCCACGTCAATTTCTGAAACCGGGCATCCAGCATCAACTATCACTCGGCGTGTCGGGACGTGCAGAGTATGTGATGCCATATTTTACAATCGGCGTAGGCATCGGAGCCAATGTGCTCGGCCGTGGTGACTTGCGGGGACTTTATCAGATATTAGCCCTGAAAATAGGAATTACCCGCAGTACTTTCCTCCACATCGGTTATAATCTTCAGAACTTCCAGACCCCTAATTATCTGATGCTCGGCTTAGGTTTCCGTTTTCACAATAAATATCCAAAAGTACGTCACTAAAAAAGCCATATTTCATCGAAATGTACTAATTTTGCATCATTAACATAAAACACTCAAAATAATGAAGAAAATATTGTTGCTCGGTTCCGGGGAATTAGGAAAAGAGTTTGTAATTTCTGCCCAGCGTAAAGGTCAGCACATTATTGCTTGTGACTCGTATGCCGGAGCGCCTGCTATGCAAGTAGCCGACGAATGTGAAGTATTCGATATGCTGAACGGCGAAGAACTGGAGCGTATCGTTAAGAAACATCAGCCGGACATTATCGTTCCGGAGATTGAAGCAATCCGTACGGAACGTCTGTATGATTTTGAAAAGGAAGGTATCCAGGTGGTTCCCAGTGCCCGTGCCGTTAACTTCACGATGAATCGTAAAGCCATTCGTGATCTTGCTGCTAAAGAACTCGGACTGAAAACTGCCAGATATTTTTACGCTAAGACATTAGACGAACTGAAAGCTGCCGCTGCTAAAATAGGTTTCCCTTGTGTGGTGAAACCGTTGATGTCTTCTTCCGGTAAAGGACAGTCACTTGTGAAAAATGCCGACGAACTTGAACACGCTTGGGAGTATGGATGCAGTGGTAGCCGTGGTGATATCCGCGAGCTCATTATTGAGGAATTTATTAAGTTCGACAGTGAAATAACACTATTGACGGTTACTCAAAAGAACGGTCCCACGTTGTTCTGTCCGCCTATCGGCCACGTGCAGAAAGGAGGCGATTACCGTGAAAGTTTCCAGCCTGCGCACATTGACCCTGCTCACCTGAAAGAAGCGGAGGAAATGGCAGAGAAAGTGACCCGCGCTTTGACGGGAGCCGGACTTTGGGGAGTTGAATTCTTCTTGAGCCATGAGAATGGCGTTTACTTCTCCGAACTTTCCCCCCGTCCGCATGACACCGGTATGGTGACATTGGCAGGAACGCAGAATTTGAATGAGTTCGAACTTCATTTGCGTGCTGTGCTTGGACTTCCTATTCCGGGCATTAAGCAAGAGAGGATAGGAGCGAGTGCCGTTATCCTTTCTCCGATAGCCAGCCAAGAACGTCCTCAATACCGCGGAATGGAAGAAGTCACTAAAGAGGAAGATACTTACCTGCGTATATTCGGTAAGCCGTTTACCCGCGTCAACCGTCGTATGGGAGTGGTACTGTGTTATGCTCCGCTCGACTCCGATCTGGACGCTTTGCGCGATAAGGCAAAGAGAATAGCTGAAAAGGTGGAAGTATATTAAATATCCGATCGATATTTAATATAAAAGCTCCAACTCACCGGATTTATAAATTCCGGCGAGTTGGAGCTTTTATTTTTAAATCGGTAGGTATCTTCGGATGTGTCCGAACACAAAACTAGTTGCCGGTGCTACTATTTTGTTTTTTTGCTAATGTTCTGATTATAAACAATGAGTCTGAAAACTTATTAGAATCAAACATATACAGTTGTTATTTTATAAGTAACAGAAACTTTTTGCTGACTATTTGTAATATTATAAACTCTATTTTGGTCTATTTGTAGTCTTTATTGGCCTAACAAGTGTTATCGAACGACAAATTTTAAAAAAGAAAGAACAATCTCACGGATTTGTTTCTACATTTGCGCAGTTGTTTATATAACTATTTCTTTAGGTGATAGTTTATCAGAAATAAAATATAGATGAACAAAAGTGGAACTTAGCTGTTATTATAATAGTAAAAACAGATAAAGCGCGAAGCATTCGTTCCTTGTCATACTATTTAAGATTCAATAGGAAAGAAAAAGAATAATATAAAAAAGATTGCTTATGTCACAGATTATCGGACATATATCCCAGGTGATCGGCCCTGTGGTCGATGTGTACTTTGAAGGTACAGATGCAGAAGTGATGTTACCAAGTATACATGATGCACTGGAGATAAAAAGGCCAAACGGCAAAATACTGATTGTAGAAGTACAGCAACACATTGGTGAAAATACGGTTCGCACCGTGGCTATGGATAGTACCGACGGACTTCAGAGAGGCATGAAAGTGCGCCCTACCGGAGGTCCGATAACAATGCCGATTGGTGAACAAATTAAAGGGCGACTGATGAATGTGGTCGGCGATTCTATTGACGGTATGAAGGAACTCGACCGGAAAGGTGCATATTCCATTCACCGCGATCCTCCCAAATTCGAAGATTTAACTACCGTGCAGGAGGTACTCTTTACGGGTATCAAGGTGATCGACTTGCTCGAACCGTATGCCAAAGGTGGTAAGATCGGTCTGTTCGGTGGTGCGGGAGTCGGAAAAACCGTATTGATTCAGGAACTTATCAATAACATTGCCAAGAAACATAATGGATTCTCTGTATTTGCCGGAGTAGGTGAGCGTACGCGTGAAGGTAACGACTTGCTTCGTGAAATGATTGAGTCGGGTGTTATTCGCTATGGCGAAGCATTCAAAGAAAGTATGGAGAAAGGGGATTGGGACCTTTCCAAAGTTGATTATAACGAATTGGAAAAGTCGCAGGTATCTCTGATATTTGGCCAGATGAACGAGCCTCCGGGTGCACGTGCCTCTGTGGCATTGTCCGGACTGACGGTTGCGGAATCTTTCCGTGATGCCGGAAGTGAAGGTGAAAAACGCGATATTTTGTTCTTTATTGACAATATCTTCCGTTTCACGCAAGCGGGTTCGGAAGTCTCGGCATTGTTGGGGCGTATGCCTTCCGCCGTGGGTTATCAACCTACTCTTGCTACGGAAATGGGTGCGATGCAAGAACGTATCACTTCCACCCGGAAAGGATCTATCACTTCCGTACAGGCGGTGTATGTGCCTGCCGACGACTTGACTGACCCGGCTCCTGCAACTACTTTCAGCCACTTGGATGCGACTACTGTACTTGACCGTAAGATTACGGAGTTGGGAATCTAT
The nucleotide sequence above comes from Bacteroides caccae. Encoded proteins:
- a CDS encoding chloramphenicol acetyltransferase, whose amino-acid sequence is MNQIEKIIDIATWNRKEHFEHFSAFDDPFFGVTVNVDCTRAYREAKNKGVSFSLLLLHRIITAAAKVEEFRYRIEGEKVVCYDSLLPEATVGRADHTFSFASFEYDPDELTFILKAKAEMERLQTTTGLNKEGTFHPNAIHYSAVPWLTFTDMKHPTNMRSGDSVPKISTGKYFREGEKLMLPISVTCHHGLMDGYHVAKFIESLDL
- a CDS encoding acyloxyacyl hydrolase — translated: MRPKVLKWEVIILCVILFFPGISLNAQEVRQDDIYEIRQSSFSRYGFDTLSVHTPHRFIHRLGVEVRPQYVFPTNPFLQGENERWQPIQTSFAAHLKYSFQFRPNTCADRIYGGAYQGFGLSATTFGDKKQLGDPISFYVFQGARIARFNPCLSLNYEWNFGLSAGWKPYDNDYNSYNGAVGSRMNAYINAGIYLNWAFSRYFDLIIGGDFTHFSNGNTKFPNAGVNTTGAKIGLVYNFNRTEEELTKSLLRPAIPRFPRHISYDLVLFGSWRRKGVYIGDGRQIASPGSYPVAGFNFAPMYNLGYKFRVGASLDGVYDGSANVYTYMEDYIVDSNGNGTPPPRQFLKPGIQHQLSLGVSGRAEYVMPYFTIGVGIGANVLGRGDLRGLYQILALKIGITRSTFLHIGYNLQNFQTPNYLMLGLGFRFHNKYPKVRH
- the purT gene encoding formate-dependent phosphoribosylglycinamide formyltransferase produces the protein MKKILLLGSGELGKEFVISAQRKGQHIIACDSYAGAPAMQVADECEVFDMLNGEELERIVKKHQPDIIVPEIEAIRTERLYDFEKEGIQVVPSARAVNFTMNRKAIRDLAAKELGLKTARYFYAKTLDELKAAAAKIGFPCVVKPLMSSSGKGQSLVKNADELEHAWEYGCSGSRGDIRELIIEEFIKFDSEITLLTVTQKNGPTLFCPPIGHVQKGGDYRESFQPAHIDPAHLKEAEEMAEKVTRALTGAGLWGVEFFLSHENGVYFSELSPRPHDTGMVTLAGTQNLNEFELHLRAVLGLPIPGIKQERIGASAVILSPIASQERPQYRGMEEVTKEEDTYLRIFGKPFTRVNRRMGVVLCYAPLDSDLDALRDKAKRIAEKVEVY
- the atpD gene encoding F0F1 ATP synthase subunit beta → MSQIIGHISQVIGPVVDVYFEGTDAEVMLPSIHDALEIKRPNGKILIVEVQQHIGENTVRTVAMDSTDGLQRGMKVRPTGGPITMPIGEQIKGRLMNVVGDSIDGMKELDRKGAYSIHRDPPKFEDLTTVQEVLFTGIKVIDLLEPYAKGGKIGLFGGAGVGKTVLIQELINNIAKKHNGFSVFAGVGERTREGNDLLREMIESGVIRYGEAFKESMEKGDWDLSKVDYNELEKSQVSLIFGQMNEPPGARASVALSGLTVAESFRDAGSEGEKRDILFFIDNIFRFTQAGSEVSALLGRMPSAVGYQPTLATEMGAMQERITSTRKGSITSVQAVYVPADDLTDPAPATTFSHLDATTVLDRKITELGIYPAVDPLASTSRILDPHIVGQEHYDTAQRVKQILQRNKELQDIISILGMEELSEEDKTVVNRARRVQRFLSQPFAVAEQFTGVPGVMVSIEDTIKGFRMILDGEVDNLPEQAFLNVGTIEEAMEKGKKLLEQAKK